Proteins co-encoded in one Candidatus Thiodictyon syntrophicum genomic window:
- the xrtA gene encoding exosortase A, translating to MVASIARVAPGKSAWGPVLVGLVFVLALVSALFADTLRALVSTWMGSETYAHGFLIVPISLWLVWEKRAALRVTVPQPTLLPALLMLPVGLVWLLAQLVDVRVVQEYAFVCLLILAIWAMIGTATARFLAFPLGFLLLAVPVGDGLTYPLMNFTADFSVNMLRLTGIPVYRDGTFFSLPTGDWSVIEECSGIRYLLASVTLGVLFSYLTYSKIWKRVLFIALSALVPILANGLRAYMIVMIGHLSGMKLATGVDHLVYGWVFFGIVIAIMFAVGAIWRDPEPDKAPRQADSGAGRSTIVAALSVLLASAVGPGLLLALERAPAGGDERVELRSPAPVGGWQSEGGNLWSWRPHIVGTDGEVYGFYRAEAAPVGLYLGIYRRQREGAEVVNVQNQMVPTSDLEWSDKEITTRRIASPIGEFKVKQDRLAGRLGGQRLLVWNWYRIGAVNTSNPFVAKFAEAAYRLVGRQPSGAVIVLAAPYRESPDEAAAVLTVFIDAMWPSLEAEIQRATGHGR from the coding sequence ATGGTTGCTTCCATCGCTCGTGTTGCCCCGGGGAAATCGGCGTGGGGCCCGGTACTGGTCGGTCTCGTGTTCGTCTTGGCGCTGGTGTCAGCTTTGTTCGCCGACACGCTCCGGGCCCTGGTGTCGACCTGGATGGGGTCTGAAACCTATGCCCACGGGTTCCTTATCGTCCCGATCAGTTTGTGGCTGGTCTGGGAAAAACGGGCGGCCCTGAGGGTCACGGTGCCGCAGCCGACGCTGCTGCCGGCCCTGTTGATGTTGCCGGTGGGATTGGTGTGGCTGCTGGCGCAACTCGTGGACGTACGGGTCGTGCAGGAGTATGCCTTTGTCTGTCTCCTGATCCTCGCGATCTGGGCGATGATTGGCACCGCGACGGCCCGCTTCCTGGCCTTCCCGCTCGGTTTTCTGTTGCTCGCCGTGCCGGTGGGAGACGGGCTCACCTACCCCTTGATGAATTTTACGGCGGATTTTAGCGTTAATATGTTGCGGCTCACGGGTATCCCCGTCTATCGCGACGGCACTTTCTTTTCCTTGCCGACCGGGGATTGGTCGGTCATTGAAGAGTGCAGCGGGATTCGCTATCTCCTGGCCTCAGTCACCCTCGGCGTGCTCTTTTCTTACCTCACCTACAGCAAGATTTGGAAACGTGTCCTGTTCATCGCGCTGTCGGCCTTGGTTCCGATCCTCGCCAACGGACTGAGGGCCTACATGATTGTGATGATCGGCCACCTGAGCGGCATGAAACTCGCGACGGGGGTCGACCACTTGGTCTACGGATGGGTCTTTTTCGGCATCGTGATCGCGATCATGTTCGCAGTGGGCGCCATCTGGCGCGATCCGGAGCCTGACAAGGCTCCACGACAAGCCGATTCGGGTGCCGGTCGCTCGACCATCGTTGCCGCGCTGTCGGTGCTGCTGGCGAGCGCCGTCGGTCCGGGTTTGCTGCTGGCACTGGAGCGGGCTCCCGCGGGCGGGGATGAGCGGGTCGAGTTGCGTTCGCCGGCACCGGTGGGGGGGTGGCAGAGCGAGGGAGGGAATCTCTGGAGCTGGCGCCCGCATATCGTTGGTACGGATGGTGAAGTGTATGGCTTTTATCGCGCGGAGGCAGCGCCGGTCGGGTTGTATCTGGGGATTTATCGGCGTCAGCGGGAGGGCGCCGAGGTGGTGAACGTGCAAAACCAGATGGTGCCGACGAGTGACCTGGAATGGAGTGATAAGGAGATTACAACGCGCAGGATTGCCTCTCCCATCGGTGAGTTCAAGGTGAAGCAGGACCGTCTCGCGGGTCGCTTGGGTGGCCAGCGTCTGCTGGTTTGGAACTGGTACCGTATCGGTGCCGTCAATACCAGCAACCCCTTTGTTGCAAAGTTCGCGGAGGCGGCCTACCGCCTCGTTGGCCGCCAGCCAAGCGGCGCCGTGATTGTGCTGGCGGCGCCCTACCGGGAGAGTCCGGACGAGGCGGCGGCGGTCCTTACGGTGTTCATCGACGCCATGTGGCCGTCGTTGGAGGCGGAAATCCAGCGTGCCACGGGACACGGGCGGTGA
- a CDS encoding TIGR03087 family PEP-CTERM/XrtA system glycosyltransferase: MVDARPHLLFLCHRIPYPPEKGDKIRSYHWWAALVERFRVHLGAFIDDPADWVHVEKLQAQCASSLFVPLPRSLASLRSLSGLWRGTALTLPYYRDARMTRWVEAQRTTSDIGYVLVFSSAMGQYVQGGCWSRARRVMDFVDLDSDKWQQYVQTRPWPTNWVYRREALRLAQAEEGLARTFAASLFVSEPEAALFRKRVAALGARVHAIRNGVDTAYFRPAAGCASPFPVDCEPVVFTGAMDYWANVDAVLWFIREVWPRVRAQRPRALFAIVGSRPSPALVALGCGDIVVTGRVPDVRPYLQAAVAVVAPMRVARGIQNKVLEGMAMAKPVVVTSKALEGIAAVAQRDLLLADEPGAFADAVLAVLGAGDEGLGSRARRLVEREYDWAVSTQQLIALLLGRDRVAPA; encoded by the coding sequence ATGGTTGACGCGCGACCCCATCTGTTGTTTCTCTGTCATCGGATTCCTTACCCGCCGGAGAAGGGGGACAAGATTCGTTCGTATCATTGGTGGGCGGCCTTGGTCGAGCGTTTCCGTGTTCACCTTGGGGCTTTCATCGATGACCCGGCGGATTGGGTGCACGTCGAGAAGCTGCAGGCGCAGTGTGCATCCTCGCTCTTTGTGCCCCTGCCCCGGAGCTTAGCGTCACTCAGAAGCCTGAGCGGCCTCTGGCGCGGCACGGCCTTGACCCTCCCCTATTACCGCGACGCGAGAATGACGCGGTGGGTGGAGGCGCAACGGACAACCAGCGACATTGGGTATGTGCTGGTGTTTTCATCGGCGATGGGTCAGTACGTCCAAGGTGGTTGCTGGTCGCGCGCACGGCGCGTCATGGACTTCGTGGATCTGGACTCGGATAAGTGGCAGCAATATGTACAGACACGCCCCTGGCCGACCAACTGGGTCTATCGGCGGGAGGCCCTGCGGCTGGCGCAGGCGGAGGAGGGGCTGGCGCGGACCTTCGCCGCCAGCCTGTTTGTCAGCGAACCGGAGGCGGCACTGTTTCGTAAGCGCGTCGCGGCGCTCGGAGCGCGCGTCCACGCCATTCGCAATGGCGTGGACACCGCGTATTTTCGGCCGGCGGCCGGGTGCGCATCGCCCTTCCCGGTTGATTGTGAACCGGTGGTCTTTACCGGTGCGATGGACTACTGGGCCAATGTGGACGCGGTCCTTTGGTTCATCCGTGAGGTTTGGCCCAGGGTGCGGGCGCAGCGGCCGCGGGCACTCTTTGCGATCGTCGGCTCGCGGCCATCCCCCGCGCTTGTGGCACTGGGTTGCGGTGACATTGTGGTCACCGGCCGGGTACCAGATGTGCGTCCTTATCTCCAGGCTGCCGTTGCGGTGGTGGCGCCGATGCGCGTGGCGCGCGGCATCCAGAATAAGGTATTGGAAGGCATGGCGATGGCTAAGCCCGTGGTCGTTACGTCCAAGGCACTCGAGGGCATCGCCGCGGTGGCGCAGCGTGACCTGCTGTTGGCCGACGAGCCCGGGGCTTTTGCGGACGCGGTCCTGGCGGTACTCGGCGCGGGCGACGAGGGCCTGGGATCGCGGGCGCGGCGGCTCGTGGAAAGGGAATATGATTGGGCGGTGTCGACCCAACAGCTGATAGCGTTGCTGCTGGGGCGCGATCGGGTTGCGCCGGCCTGA
- a CDS encoding IS1 family transposase, translating to MNGQWTCPHCNSQNCRHHKTYQTGHNGTRLLWRCQSCNRLFSETKATLIEGLRKPTSFIIQVLKTRTEGIGLNAACRAFAIAKNTLLLWERRLADCKDVLVIYALTHTFIEQLIEGDELYTKVNRNVPPEDCEGWTIVLMERASRFIWALQCGKKDRSLFSYAIQILRDVILRTGDVTLVTDGERRYGNLLFEICHEVLRTGKRGRPPKVLRRGVKVRLKNKGKGTDRTGHSRPKYETPHPEHPETDQDVTPADIHANHLEASNASFRRKNSAYRRRTNTYAKSISGLQRTLDMLWIVHNFIRSHFTTKQVPAVALGILQQGLSWDEVLRVRQPRL from the coding sequence TTGAACGGACAATGGACATGCCCTCATTGCAATTCACAGAATTGTCGGCATCACAAGACGTATCAAACCGGTCATAACGGTACGCGTTTGCTGTGGCGATGTCAAAGTTGCAATAGGCTCTTTTCCGAGACCAAAGCCACCCTTATCGAGGGGCTCAGGAAACCGACCAGCTTCATCATTCAAGTGCTCAAAACGCGCACTGAGGGGATCGGCTTGAACGCCGCCTGCCGGGCCTTCGCGATTGCGAAGAATACGTTGCTCCTATGGGAGCGTCGCCTGGCCGATTGCAAGGATGTGCTGGTCATATATGCCCTGACGCACACCTTTATTGAGCAACTGATCGAAGGTGATGAGCTTTATACGAAAGTGAATAGGAATGTCCCCCCGGAGGATTGTGAAGGCTGGACGATCGTACTGATGGAAAGGGCAAGTCGATTTATCTGGGCGCTTCAGTGCGGGAAAAAGGATCGCAGCCTATTTTCATATGCCATACAAATACTTAGAGATGTCATCCTGCGTACTGGCGATGTCACTCTAGTCACCGACGGGGAACGTCGGTATGGCAATCTCCTGTTTGAAATTTGCCACGAAGTATTGCGAACCGGAAAACGCGGCCGCCCACCGAAAGTGCTTCGTCGCGGTGTGAAGGTGCGCCTTAAGAATAAAGGGAAAGGAACTGATAGAACGGGGCACTCGCGTCCCAAATACGAAACCCCTCATCCGGAGCATCCAGAAACCGATCAAGATGTGACGCCAGCCGATATTCATGCTAATCATTTGGAAGCATCGAACGCTTCATTTCGGCGAAAGAATTCTGCTTATCGCCGCCGAACGAATACGTACGCGAAGAGCATTTCTGGTTTGCAAAGAACATTGGATATGTTGTGGATTGTCCATAACTTTATTCGCAGCCACTTCACGACAAAACAGGTTCCTGCGGTGGCTCTGGGGATTCTCCAGCAGGGACTCTCGTGGGATGAGGTCCTTAGAGTTCGACAGCCCAGGTTATAA
- a CDS encoding FemAB family XrtA/PEP-CTERM system-associated protein produces the protein MVERDVVGGGPSALRVRAYVAADRTRWDAFVAACPAATFFHRAGWERVITRGLGHQCRYLLAERDGEIEGVLPLAEVRSRLFGHGLISTPCCVYGGAATTSEEARRALTDESVRLAQRLRVDALEIRNREAVCPEWPTKDLYATFRRRICADEDANLRAIPRKQRAMVRKGLTAGLQSCQSADADRFFRIYAESMRNLGTPMFARRFFRSLLEEFSAETEMSIIVAGDCDIAAVLSFYFRDEVLPYYGGSRPTARAVKGNDFMYWDLMRRAAARGVRTFDFGRSKVGTGSYDFKRNWGFAPAPALVQFNSCLQDIEIYVIYLVRRGFPSLFE, from the coding sequence ATGGTCGAGCGTGACGTGGTCGGCGGTGGGCCCTCTGCGCTGCGGGTGCGAGCCTATGTTGCGGCCGACCGCACCCGCTGGGATGCGTTCGTTGCGGCCTGCCCCGCGGCCACCTTCTTTCATCGCGCGGGCTGGGAGCGCGTGATTACGCGGGGCCTGGGCCATCAATGCCGGTATCTGCTCGCCGAGCGTGACGGTGAGATCGAGGGCGTGCTGCCGCTCGCCGAGGTCCGAAGCCGCCTCTTCGGCCATGGCCTGATCTCGACTCCATGTTGCGTCTATGGGGGCGCGGCGACCACGAGCGAGGAGGCACGGCGGGCGTTGACGGATGAATCCGTGCGGCTGGCGCAGCGGCTGCGGGTCGATGCATTGGAGATTCGTAATCGCGAGGCGGTGTGCCCCGAGTGGCCGACGAAGGACCTCTATGCCACATTCCGGCGCCGGATCTGCGCGGACGAGGACGCTAATCTCCGGGCAATTCCCCGCAAACAGCGGGCCATGGTCCGCAAGGGCCTCACGGCCGGCTTGCAGTCATGTCAGAGTGCCGATGCCGACCGGTTTTTTCGGATTTATGCCGAGTCCATGCGCAATCTCGGTACGCCGATGTTTGCGCGGCGTTTTTTCAGGAGTCTTCTGGAAGAGTTCAGCGCCGAGACGGAAATGTCGATCATCGTTGCCGGGGATTGCGATATCGCCGCCGTGTTGAGCTTCTACTTTCGCGACGAGGTCCTGCCTTATTACGGCGGCAGTCGGCCGACCGCCCGGGCAGTGAAGGGTAATGATTTCATGTACTGGGACCTGATGCGGCGCGCGGCGGCGCGGGGTGTGCGGACCTTCGACTTCGGTCGCAGCAAGGTCGGCACCGGGTCATACGACTTCAAGCGGAATTGGGGCTTTGCGCCGGCGCCGGCACTGGTTCAGTTTAATTCCTGTTTACAAGACATTGAAATATATGTAATATATCTAGTTCGGCGCGGGTTTCCGTCACTTTTTGAATAA
- a CDS encoding XrtA system polysaccharide deacetylase has translation MTVDVEDYFQVSAFERHVSRNDWERLPQRVEGCVDRILERFSDHGVTATFFTLGWVAARYPTMVRRIVGQGHELASHGWEHIRATQQSQQQFRADVSRTKSALEQLGGCPVIGYRAPSFSIGRRNLWALQVLDESGYRYSSSIYPIHHDLYGMPEANRFRFRPCGDSPFLEIPVTTLEIAGRKMPCGGGGYFRLFPYAFSRWAIRRVNRRERQSCIFYFHPWEIDPQQPRQPGLATKTRLRHYLNLHRMEDRLVSLLGDFRWGRMDEVFGIDRGGR, from the coding sequence ATGACCGTCGATGTGGAAGATTATTTCCAGGTCAGTGCATTTGAGCGGCATGTCAGCCGCAACGATTGGGAGCGACTGCCCCAGCGCGTGGAAGGGTGCGTGGATCGTATTCTTGAGCGTTTTTCGGATCATGGGGTGACGGCTACCTTCTTCACGCTCGGGTGGGTGGCGGCGCGCTATCCCACGATGGTTAGACGCATCGTCGGGCAGGGGCATGAACTCGCGAGTCACGGCTGGGAGCATATCCGCGCCACCCAGCAGAGTCAGCAGCAGTTTCGTGCCGACGTCAGTCGCACGAAGTCGGCGTTGGAGCAGCTCGGTGGATGTCCGGTAATCGGCTACCGTGCGCCCAGTTTCTCCATCGGTCGGCGTAACCTTTGGGCCTTGCAGGTGTTGGACGAGTCAGGTTACCGCTATTCGTCGAGCATCTATCCGATCCATCATGACCTGTATGGGATGCCGGAGGCGAATCGCTTCCGCTTCAGGCCCTGCGGTGATTCGCCGTTTTTGGAGATTCCAGTGACCACGTTGGAGATTGCGGGGCGCAAGATGCCCTGTGGCGGGGGTGGCTATTTTCGACTGTTTCCTTATGCCTTCTCGCGCTGGGCAATACGACGAGTGAATCGCCGGGAGCGGCAGAGCTGCATTTTTTACTTTCATCCCTGGGAGATCGATCCGCAGCAGCCACGGCAACCAGGCTTGGCGACCAAGACCCGGCTACGTCACTACTTGAATCTCCATCGTATGGAGGATCGGCTGGTTTCCTTGCTGGGTGACTTTCGATGGGGGCGAATGGATGAGGTTTTCGGAATTGATCGGGGCGGGCGCTGA
- the wecB gene encoding non-hydrolyzing UDP-N-acetylglucosamine 2-epimerase: protein MTSIDRLHLLCVVGARPNFMKIAPIMRAFADSDAIDAVLVHTGQHYDAAMMASFFAQLGIPAPDVDLEVGSGSHAVQTADIMKRFEPVLAARACDAVLVVGDVNSTIACALVAAKEGVPVIHVEAGLRSFDRSMPEEINRILTDQLSDLLFTTERSAAVNLEREGISRERVRFVGNVMIDTLLRNRARCPRAVDVLSVVTGSARCFGAAGFGVVTLHRPANVDTADSLTRIVDVLCEVAADLPLVFAVHPRTRARLGEFGLLDTAARGLLLMPPLPYLELLALVGAARVVLTDSGGLQEETTALGVPCLTLRENTERPITVEEGTNTVVGTNPVLIRGGVRAVLAGGGKRGRVPELWDGRAAERIRDEVVIWAAGRRPLAVPSNQAQVIRGRS, encoded by the coding sequence ATGACCTCGATTGACCGGCTGCACCTGCTGTGCGTGGTGGGGGCCCGACCCAATTTCATGAAGATTGCGCCGATTATGCGCGCGTTTGCGGACAGCGACGCGATCGACGCGGTCTTGGTCCATACCGGACAGCATTACGACGCGGCGATGATGGCGTCGTTCTTCGCGCAGCTTGGGATTCCCGCGCCGGATGTCGACCTTGAGGTGGGTTCCGGCAGTCATGCGGTGCAGACGGCCGATATTATGAAGCGCTTCGAGCCCGTGCTCGCGGCCCGGGCGTGCGACGCGGTGTTGGTGGTCGGCGATGTCAATTCGACGATCGCGTGTGCCTTGGTGGCCGCCAAGGAAGGTGTTCCGGTCATCCACGTCGAGGCGGGACTGCGCAGTTTCGATCGGTCGATGCCGGAAGAGATCAATCGTATCCTTACTGATCAACTGTCTGATTTACTGTTCACCACTGAGCGTAGCGCCGCGGTCAATCTCGAGCGTGAAGGGATCAGCCGCGAGCGCGTGCGATTCGTCGGCAATGTTATGATCGACACCCTGTTGAGGAATCGGGCGCGGTGCCCGCGGGCGGTCGACGTATTGTCGGTGGTCACGGGTTCGGCCCGGTGCTTCGGCGCGGCCGGTTTCGGCGTCGTCACGTTGCACCGGCCCGCCAATGTCGACACTGCGGACAGCCTGACCAGGATCGTGGACGTGCTCTGCGAGGTTGCGGCGGATTTGCCACTGGTCTTTGCGGTTCACCCGCGAACACGGGCGCGGCTGGGCGAATTCGGGCTGCTGGACACGGCGGCACGGGGGTTGTTGTTGATGCCGCCGCTGCCATATCTGGAACTGCTTGCGCTGGTTGGCGCAGCCCGGGTGGTATTGACGGATTCCGGTGGATTGCAGGAGGAGACCACTGCCTTGGGGGTGCCCTGCCTGACGCTGCGTGAGAATACCGAGCGCCCGATCACGGTCGAGGAAGGCACCAACACCGTGGTCGGAACCAACCCGGTGCTGATCCGCGGCGGGGTTCGCGCGGTCCTGGCCGGCGGGGGCAAGCGGGGGCGGGTGCCCGAGTTGTGGGACGGACGAGCGGCGGAGCGAATCCGCGATGAGGTGGTGATCTGGGCCGCCGGGCGCCGCCCCCTGGCAGTGCCGTCCAACCAGGCGCAGGTCATCCGCGGTCGGTCCTAG
- a CDS encoding XrtA/PEP-CTERM system-associated ATPase yields the protein MYDEFYGLSGKPFQLTPDHRFFFDSQGHHRALAYLRYGLEQGEGFIVITGGIGTGKTILVRALFSELEGRNIMAAQLVTTQVEPEDMLRMVCASFGLAHEGMNKATLLHNLEVIARTRFAEGRRILLVVDEAQNLPPRSLEELRMLANFQVDGRSLFQSFLLGQEELRRTLQLPNMEQLRQRIIAAYHLDPLSLEETSAYIAFRLNRVGWSGDPQFAPEVFELVHARTGGVPRRINTLCDRLMLFGCIEERHQLTREDVRVVAAELEQESGRPAGGEVGAAVAESGTAAATDPGGGGLTPGGLGERLSSLEAEVSRLRLIVMQERKLLRKAVLLQLELDAYDDLD from the coding sequence ATGTACGACGAATTCTATGGCCTCTCCGGCAAACCCTTCCAGTTGACCCCCGACCATCGGTTCTTTTTCGACAGTCAGGGCCACCACCGAGCCCTGGCTTACCTGCGCTACGGCTTGGAGCAGGGGGAAGGCTTCATTGTGATCACCGGGGGTATAGGAACCGGGAAGACCATCCTGGTGCGCGCGCTGTTCAGCGAACTCGAAGGGCGAAATATCATGGCCGCCCAATTGGTGACGACGCAAGTCGAACCCGAGGATATGTTGCGAATGGTCTGCGCGTCATTCGGGCTGGCGCATGAGGGTATGAACAAGGCCACGCTGCTGCACAACTTGGAAGTTATTGCCAGAACCCGGTTTGCGGAGGGGCGGCGCATCCTCCTGGTGGTCGACGAGGCGCAGAATCTTCCGCCGAGATCCCTCGAGGAACTGCGGATGTTGGCCAATTTTCAGGTCGACGGACGCTCCCTGTTTCAGAGTTTTCTGTTGGGTCAGGAAGAACTGCGGCGGACTTTGCAATTGCCCAATATGGAGCAACTGCGGCAACGCATCATCGCCGCTTACCACCTGGACCCGCTGTCACTGGAGGAAACGAGCGCCTATATCGCGTTTCGCTTGAACCGGGTCGGCTGGTCAGGGGATCCGCAGTTCGCGCCCGAGGTGTTTGAACTGGTTCACGCCCGCACCGGCGGTGTGCCGCGTCGCATCAATACCCTCTGCGATCGGCTGATGCTGTTCGGCTGCATCGAGGAGCGGCATCAACTCACGCGCGAGGATGTGCGCGTCGTGGCGGCGGAGTTGGAGCAGGAATCCGGTCGCCCCGCGGGGGGCGAGGTCGGTGCCGCGGTTGCGGAGTCCGGGACCGCCGCGGCGACTGACCCGGGGGGCGGCGGCCTGACCCCGGGAGGCCTTGGGGAGCGCCTGTCGTCACTCGAGGCGGAGGTGTCGCGGCTGCGACTGATCGTCATGCAAGAGCGAAAACTGCTCCGCAAGGCGGTGCTGCTGCAACTTGAGCTTGATGCTTATGATGACCTCGATTGA
- a CDS encoding TIGR03016 family PEP-CTERM system-associated outer membrane protein, which translates to MLRWAFFALGIFAQGAVAAPLVTSVGLLSRLVFTDNLFLTNAGAVSGTAAQSPALSAGGQRRATNQGREFGTILQLLPNIAGGGGGSRSSYRFFYGPSAVFYGEGHSDLDRIFHVLQANASVTVIDGYFSLQLSANANQNLVDPNVGNAGFTALGNPDAFGQTASIQITPVFAFPVLRGNFATVQFAPGINYVFAAKTAGGTDNSGTTGSQSSLTITSGDYFSRMPWQIAASSNVFNVGNSSGSDYGTGSGSGTSTVSGTVTYPISDQWQIQGLIGYDWGNYDSLAQPDGLRWRVTPYWSPSRNTTIGLGYGYRFFGADYYANIQHRHRKTVVTASYEINVTNARTAILNSNAVNFQDPYGEPITNPLASQTLSGSIANPALTSGFFIQNQLLLGITSQFGRTSVSLNVNNWHWDYQATGNQVDQNQGTLTFSRTLSPRSSASLSLQYWTYNQSAGVGADFSQISVATGYTYQVSRRTQGSATYTFSQQDSATSSQNFGENQLWLTLNWSM; encoded by the coding sequence TTGCTGCGTTGGGCATTTTTCGCGCTTGGTATCTTCGCGCAGGGCGCTGTGGCCGCGCCGCTGGTCACATCTGTCGGCCTGTTGAGCAGACTGGTTTTTACCGATAATCTCTTTCTGACGAACGCCGGCGCAGTGTCCGGGACGGCCGCGCAGTCACCCGCGTTGAGTGCAGGCGGACAACGCCGCGCCACGAATCAGGGAAGAGAATTCGGGACGATCTTGCAGTTGCTGCCCAACATTGCCGGCGGCGGCGGCGGTAGCCGCTCCTCCTATCGTTTTTTCTACGGCCCGAGCGCCGTGTTCTACGGCGAGGGGCATTCTGATCTCGATCGTATCTTCCACGTCCTCCAGGCCAACGCCTCGGTGACGGTGATTGACGGCTATTTTTCGCTGCAATTGAGTGCCAATGCCAATCAGAACCTGGTCGATCCCAATGTCGGAAACGCCGGTTTCACGGCGCTGGGAAATCCCGACGCCTTCGGTCAGACCGCCTCGATCCAGATCACTCCCGTGTTCGCGTTTCCGGTGCTGCGCGGCAATTTCGCAACGGTCCAGTTCGCGCCCGGCATCAACTATGTCTTCGCGGCGAAAACCGCAGGCGGCACCGACAATAGCGGTACGACGGGGTCCCAAAGTTCACTCACCATTACCAGCGGTGACTATTTTTCCCGCATGCCCTGGCAGATCGCCGCATCGAGCAACGTCTTCAACGTCGGCAACAGCTCCGGGTCGGATTACGGCACTGGCTCCGGATCGGGGACGAGCACCGTCAGCGGTACCGTCACTTACCCAATCAGCGATCAGTGGCAGATCCAGGGGCTGATCGGCTACGATTGGGGGAATTATGATTCGCTGGCGCAGCCGGATGGCCTGCGCTGGCGGGTGACACCCTACTGGTCGCCGTCGCGGAACACCACCATCGGCCTCGGCTACGGCTATCGCTTTTTTGGTGCGGACTATTATGCGAATATCCAGCATCGACACCGCAAGACGGTCGTCACGGCCAGCTATGAGATCAATGTGACGAATGCGCGCACCGCCATTCTCAACAGTAACGCGGTCAATTTCCAAGACCCGTACGGAGAACCGATCACGAACCCGCTTGCCAGTCAGACCCTCTCGGGCTCGATCGCCAATCCGGCGCTGACCTCCGGCTTTTTCATTCAGAATCAGTTGCTCCTTGGTATTACCTCCCAATTCGGGCGGACTTCCGTGTCCCTGAATGTCAATAACTGGCATTGGGATTATCAGGCTACCGGCAATCAGGTCGATCAGAACCAAGGAACGTTGACATTCAGCCGCACCTTATCGCCGCGCAGCAGCGCGAGCCTGAGCCTCCAATATTGGACCTATAATCAGTCGGCGGGCGTCGGCGCGGATTTCTCCCAGATCAGCGTCGCGACCGGGTACACCTATCAGGTCAGCCGACGGACGCAGGGAAGCGCCACCTATACTTTCAGTCAGCAGGACTCGGCCACGTCGAGCCAGAATTTCGGTGAGAACCAGCTCTGGCTGACCCTCAACTGGAGCATGTAA
- a CDS encoding XrtA-associated tyrosine autokinase: protein MSIIEKAAERLSASRQAAADELQVADSPRAPSPEAIEPLPPRSQPRAAGQVPVPPTSVVNPAILLTSHESDFLLSPEGGRSRTAEEFRVIKRPLLVNAFERSLPGVKYPNLIMVTSSVQGEGKSFTSLNLAISITMEMDSTVLLIDADVAKPGLSRRLGIRDRPGLINRLVDESIDLSQVLLKTDIPKLTVLPAGVSHKRSTELLASGSMRRLLAEVASRYPDRIVLFDSPPVLETTEAGVLASLMGQVVIVVEQDSTAQGIVRETLANLESKDNVFLILNKCKGGLFTGKYGYGYGYGYGYGYGYGYGSYGEVDAKEN, encoded by the coding sequence ATGAGTATTATTGAAAAGGCAGCCGAGCGGTTGTCGGCGTCACGTCAGGCGGCCGCCGACGAGCTGCAGGTTGCGGATTCCCCCCGCGCCCCGTCGCCGGAGGCGATTGAGCCGCTCCCGCCTCGCTCCCAACCCAGGGCTGCCGGTCAGGTCCCGGTGCCGCCGACCAGCGTGGTGAATCCGGCGATTTTGCTCACCAGCCATGAAAGCGACTTTCTGCTGTCCCCCGAGGGTGGCCGCTCGCGCACCGCGGAAGAGTTCCGCGTGATCAAGCGGCCGCTGTTGGTCAACGCCTTCGAGCGGTCACTGCCGGGGGTGAAGTACCCAAACCTGATCATGGTGACCAGTTCGGTGCAGGGTGAGGGTAAGAGCTTTACCTCCCTGAACCTGGCCATTTCCATCACGATGGAGATGGACAGCACCGTGCTGTTGATCGACGCGGACGTTGCCAAGCCCGGACTGTCCCGGCGACTGGGTATCCGCGACCGCCCTGGACTGATCAATCGACTCGTCGACGAATCGATTGATCTGTCACAGGTGCTGCTCAAGACCGATATCCCCAAGTTGACGGTCCTTCCCGCGGGTGTTTCCCACAAGCGATCAACCGAGTTGTTGGCAAGCGGAAGTATGCGTCGGCTGTTGGCGGAGGTCGCCTCGCGCTATCCCGATCGTATTGTCTTGTTTGATTCACCGCCGGTCCTGGAGACGACGGAGGCGGGGGTTTTGGCGTCCTTGATGGGACAAGTGGTGATTGTGGTGGAGCAGGACAGCACTGCCCAGGGCATCGTGCGCGAGACGCTGGCCAATTTGGAGTCAAAGGACAATGTGTTCTTGATTCTCAATAAGTGCAAAGGCGGCCTGTTTACCGGCAAGTACGGCTATGGCTATGGGTACGGCTATGGTTATGGGTATGGCTATGGATACGGTTCCTACGGCGAAGTCGATGCCAAAGAAAATTAA